One segment of Ficedula albicollis isolate OC2 chromosome 2, FicAlb1.5, whole genome shotgun sequence DNA contains the following:
- the RPSA gene encoding 40S ribosomal protein SA, protein MSGGLDVLQMKEEDVLKFLAAGTHLGGTNLDFQMEQYIYKRKSDGIYIINLKRTWEKLLLAARAIVAIENPADVSVISSRNTGQRAVLKFAAATGATPIAGRFTPGTFTNQIQAAFREPRLLVVTDPRADHQPLTEASYVNIPTIALCNTDSPLRYVDIAIPCNNKGAHSVGLMWWMLAREVLRMRGTISREHPWEVMPDLYFYRDPEEIEKEEQAAAEKAVTKEEFQTEWTAPAPEFTAPPQPEVADWSEGVQVPSVPIQQFPTEDWSAQPATEDWSAAPTAQATEWVGTATEWS, encoded by the exons ATGTCCGGAGGCCTTGATGTCCTGCAGATGAAGGAGGAGGATGTCCTCAAATTCCTCGCTGCCGGGACCCATCTGGGGGGTACCAACCTCGACTTCCAGATGGAGCAGTACATCTACAAGAGGAAGAGCGATG GTATTTACATCATTAATCTGAAGAGAACCTGGGAAAaactgctcctggcagctcGTGCCATTGTTGCCATTGAGAACCCAGCTGATGTGAGCGTCATTTCTTCCAGGAACACTGGACAG CGTGCAGTTCTGAAGtttgctgctgccactgggGCTACTCCTATTGCTGGGCGTTTCACCCCTGGCACCTTCACCAACCAGATCCAAGCAGCTTTCCGTGAGCCTCGGCTCCTGGTGGTCACGGACCCCCGGGCTGATCACCAGCCGCTGACAGAGGCATCCTACGTCAACATCCCCACCATTGCCCTGTGCAACACTGACTCCCCGCTGCGCTACGTGGATATCGCCATTCCCTGCAATAACAAG GGAGCCCACTCAGTGGGCCTGATGTGGTGGATGCTGGCTCGGGAGGTCCTGCGCATGCGTGGCACCATCTCCCGTGAGCACCCGTGGGAAGTCATGCCCGACTTGTACTTCTACAGGGATCCTGAGGAG ATTgaaaaggaggagcaggcagctgctgagaaaGCAGTCACGAAGGAGGAATTCCAGACTGAATGGACAGCCCCAGCACCGGAATTCactgctcctcctcagcctgAGGTTGCAGACTGGTCTGAGGGAGTGCAGGTCCCATCTGTGCCCATCCAGCAGTTCCCCACAG AAGACTGGAGTGCCCAGCCTGCCACCGAGGACTGGTCAGCAGCTCCCACGGCCCAGGCTACTGAATGGGTTGGCACTGCCACAGAGTGGTCTTAA